Proteins encoded within one genomic window of Phototrophicus methaneseepsis:
- the rplW gene encoding 50S ribosomal protein L23 — translation MPELHEYEVIRRPVITEKSNTLTESNQYVFEVASNANKIQIKNAVETIFDIPGKVVKVRTMVMPAKRGRRGRKMFIRHREWKKAVVTLEAGEELELFNV, via the coding sequence ATGCCTGAGTTGCATGAGTATGAAGTCATACGCCGCCCGGTCATTACAGAAAAAAGCAACACCCTGACCGAGTCAAACCAGTATGTCTTTGAAGTGGCATCCAACGCGAATAAGATCCAAATTAAGAACGCGGTGGAAACCATCTTCGACATTCCTGGTAAGGTCGTTAAAGTCCGTACCATGGTGATGCCCGCTAAGCGCGGTCGCCGTGGTCGTAAAATGTTTATTCGTCATCGCGAGTGGAAAAAAGCAGTTGTCACACTCGAAGCTGGCGAAGAACTTGAACTGTTCAACGTCTAA
- the rpmD gene encoding 50S ribosomal protein L30 — protein sequence MAEQTANKLKVTLVKSAIGYDQKQKKTVAALGLRKLNTSVVVTDTPVMRGMIAKVGHLVTVEEVAE from the coding sequence ATGGCCGAGCAGACCGCTAACAAACTGAAGGTGACGCTGGTCAAAAGCGCCATTGGTTATGACCAGAAGCAAAAGAAGACGGTTGCCGCGTTGGGGCTGCGTAAGCTCAACACCAGCGTTGTCGTGACCGATACCCCCGTTATGCGTGGCATGATCGCTAAGGTCGGCCATCTCGTGACGGTTGAAGAAGTGGCCGAATAA
- the rpsH gene encoding 30S ribosomal protein S8: MNTTNDPIADMLTRVRNALLAKHREVAVPVSKIKLEIARILKEEGYVEDYSMGEESPVPMIHISLKYHGSRRTRRPVITKLQRISKPGRRVYRKRSDLPIVLSGTGIAIVTTPKGVMTAQQARKEGVGGEVLCYVW, encoded by the coding sequence ATGAACACGACAAATGACCCGATTGCAGATATGCTGACGCGCGTTCGTAACGCGTTACTGGCTAAGCACCGCGAGGTCGCTGTGCCGGTCAGCAAAATCAAACTGGAAATAGCCCGCATTCTTAAAGAAGAAGGCTATGTCGAGGATTATAGCATGGGCGAAGAAAGCCCTGTGCCGATGATCCATATTTCGCTCAAGTATCATGGCTCGCGCCGCACCCGTCGTCCGGTTATCACCAAGCTGCAACGCATCAGCAAACCGGGCCGCCGCGTGTACCGTAAGCGCAGCGATCTGCCGATTGTCCTCAGCGGCACCGGTATCGCCATCGTCACCACCCCCAAGGGTGTGATGACCGCGCAGCAGGCACGCAAAGAAGGTGTTGGTGGTGAAGTGCTGTGCTACGTCTGGTAA
- the rplE gene encoding 50S ribosomal protein L5, which yields MSEKTLPRLQGRYREEIVPVLMEEFGYDNVMQVPSIKKVVVNIGMGEANDNPKTMDGAVQTLRTITGQQPVITRARKSIATFKLREGRAIGVKVTLRGERMWSLLDRLMNVALPRIRDFRGIPAKLDGRGNYTVGLREQLIFPEIDFNSVDKVRGMEITIVTTAQTDEEGRRLLDLMGMPFTE from the coding sequence ATGAGCGAAAAGACGTTACCCAGGTTGCAAGGTCGCTACCGGGAAGAGATCGTGCCAGTTTTGATGGAAGAGTTCGGCTACGATAACGTGATGCAAGTGCCGAGCATTAAAAAAGTCGTCGTCAACATTGGTATGGGCGAAGCAAACGATAATCCGAAGACGATGGATGGTGCAGTGCAAACTCTGCGGACGATTACCGGCCAACAGCCCGTGATCACCCGCGCTCGCAAAAGCATCGCGACATTCAAACTGCGCGAAGGCCGCGCCATCGGCGTTAAGGTCACCCTGCGTGGTGAGCGTATGTGGAGTTTGTTAGACCGTCTGATGAACGTCGCGCTGCCGCGTATTCGTGACTTCCGTGGTATCCCCGCGAAGCTCGACGGTCGTGGTAACTACACGGTCGGCCTGCGCGAACAGTTGATCTTCCCGGAAATTGACTTCAACTCGGTCGATAAAGTACGTGGTATGGAAATTACCATCGTCACGACCGCCCAAACAGATGAAGAAGGCCGCCGACTGCTGGATTTGATGGGCATGCCGTTTACGGAATAG
- the rpmC gene encoding 50S ribosomal protein L29 — protein sequence MASIYSAELRAMSDDELGDKLEELKQDMLTMRLNYSIGELTDTSEFKKSRRTIARIETILRQRQLAAQVASEES from the coding sequence ATGGCTTCAATATATTCCGCTGAACTGCGTGCAATGTCTGACGACGAGCTGGGTGATAAGCTGGAAGAGCTTAAGCAAGATATGCTCACCATGCGCCTGAACTACTCTATCGGTGAACTCACCGATACGTCCGAGTTCAAGAAGTCACGTCGCACCATCGCCCGCATCGAGACGATCTTGCGCCAACGCCAATTGGCCGCGCAAGTAGCGAGTGAGGAAAGCTAA
- a CDS encoding type Z 30S ribosomal protein S14, whose translation MAKKCMPYREERRKYEVRVHNRCKKCGRPRGYIRRFGLCRICFREMALAGQIPGVVKSSW comes from the coding sequence ATGGCTAAAAAATGTATGCCGTATCGTGAAGAACGCCGTAAGTATGAAGTACGCGTGCATAACCGCTGCAAGAAATGCGGTCGTCCGCGTGGGTACATTCGCCGTTTTGGTTTGTGCCGTATCTGCTTCCGCGAGATGGCGCTGGCTGGGCAGATCCCTGGCGTGGTGAAGTCGAGCTGGTAA
- the rplR gene encoding 50S ribosomal protein L18, translated as MADIQGRQKYQARRRRQRRVRGKVAGTAARPRLCIFRSTKNIFVQVIDDETGRTLVSASTIDSEVAAQVVGKTKTEASRIVGQVVAERAKNAGIETVVFDRGGFKYHGRVAAVADGAREAGLKF; from the coding sequence ATGGCTGATATTCAAGGTCGTCAAAAGTATCAGGCACGCCGCCGCCGCCAGCGCCGCGTACGTGGTAAGGTGGCTGGCACCGCCGCACGTCCGCGTCTGTGCATCTTCCGCAGTACGAAGAACATCTTCGTGCAGGTGATTGATGACGAGACAGGGCGGACCCTGGTTTCTGCTTCCACCATCGACAGCGAAGTCGCTGCACAGGTGGTTGGTAAGACGAAAACAGAAGCTTCACGCATTGTGGGGCAAGTGGTGGCAGAGCGCGCCAAAAACGCCGGTATCGAAACAGTTGTTTTCGACCGGGGTGGGTTCAAATATCATGGACGGGTCGCTGCGGTTGCCGATGGTGCCCGCGAAGCTGGCCTGAAATTTTAG
- the rplF gene encoding 50S ribosomal protein L6 gives MSRIGNKPVAVPNKVQVTVNKNEVTVKGPKGELKETFNPDMTIKVEDGQIIIERPNDLKHFKALHGLTRALLANMVTGVSEGFRKTLLITGVGYQAQMQGNNLQLRLGHSHEVIVEPPENVSFDVPKDSRGQMIHVDGIDKQVVGQTAANIRGWRPPEPYKGKGVRYSDENIIRKAGKAGKK, from the coding sequence ATGTCACGTATTGGGAATAAACCCGTCGCTGTGCCCAATAAGGTACAGGTGACTGTCAATAAGAACGAAGTGACTGTCAAAGGTCCGAAGGGTGAGTTGAAGGAAACCTTCAACCCGGATATGACGATCAAGGTCGAAGACGGCCAGATCATCATTGAGCGCCCCAATGACCTCAAGCATTTTAAGGCACTGCATGGCCTGACACGCGCCCTGCTGGCAAACATGGTCACAGGCGTCAGCGAAGGATTTCGCAAGACCTTGTTGATCACAGGCGTTGGTTATCAGGCTCAGATGCAGGGCAACAACCTCCAGCTTCGGCTGGGGCATTCCCACGAAGTTATTGTGGAACCGCCCGAAAATGTGAGCTTTGATGTGCCGAAAGACTCTCGTGGTCAGATGATTCACGTTGATGGCATCGATAAGCAAGTTGTCGGGCAAACGGCTGCGAATATTCGTGGGTGGCGTCCGCCGGAGCCTTATAAAGGCAAGGGTGTGCGCTATTCAGACGAGAACATTATCCGCAAAGCTGGTAAGGCCGGTAAGAAATAA
- the rpsQ gene encoding 30S ribosomal protein S17, whose protein sequence is MANQRRRLIGRVVSDKMQNTVTVAIELRNMHPVYKKVVSSTKKVYAHDESNSIPVGAVVRIVESRPLSKLKRWVVEEVLDQPAS, encoded by the coding sequence ATGGCGAATCAACGTAGACGACTGATTGGTCGTGTAGTCAGCGACAAGATGCAAAATACGGTTACGGTAGCCATTGAACTCCGTAACATGCATCCTGTCTATAAAAAGGTTGTGTCGTCCACCAAAAAAGTGTACGCACATGATGAAAGTAATTCGATCCCGGTTGGCGCCGTCGTGCGCATTGTCGAAAGCCGACCGCTCAGCAAGTTAAAGCGTTGGGTGGTCGAAGAAGTCCTCGACCAACCGGCCAGTTAA
- the rplV gene encoding 50S ribosomal protein L22: MMDVKAKTRFLPISSQKLALVCDKVRGMGAEEALVVLNYMPHKGADFVRKTVASAMANAENNFELDRDDLYISAIWSGEGPRLKRYKAGARGRYKPRVRRLSHLWVTLSEREEE; this comes from the coding sequence ATGATGGACGTTAAAGCTAAGACTCGCTTCCTGCCGATCTCTTCTCAAAAGCTGGCACTGGTATGCGATAAAGTTCGTGGCATGGGGGCAGAAGAAGCACTTGTCGTGCTCAACTATATGCCCCATAAAGGTGCAGATTTTGTGCGTAAGACCGTCGCCAGTGCGATGGCAAACGCCGAGAACAACTTCGAACTGGACCGCGATGATCTCTATATCTCTGCGATCTGGTCTGGCGAAGGTCCCCGGTTAAAGCGCTACAAAGCTGGTGCTCGTGGTCGCTATAAACCGCGTGTGCGCCGTCTTTCTCACCTTTGGGTCACACTGTCAGAGCGAGAGGAAGAGTAA
- the rpsE gene encoding 30S ribosomal protein S5 — translation MADNRGRRRDRRRDDEREELDERVVDIRRVAKVIRGGRRFAFRTVVVVGDGKGRIGIGVGKARAVPDSIRKANEKARANIKRVSLADTTIPYTVTGRFGGARVLLKPAAPGTGVIAGGGVRAVLEVAGVHNILSKSQGSANLLNVAMATIDALIQLKSPEMLAEMRGKPLVEVMPVWQRRGRGKE, via the coding sequence ATGGCAGACAATCGTGGTCGTCGCCGTGACAGACGTCGCGACGATGAGCGAGAAGAACTGGACGAGCGCGTAGTCGATATTCGGCGCGTCGCCAAAGTAATTAGAGGTGGTCGCCGTTTCGCCTTTCGTACCGTTGTGGTGGTTGGTGATGGCAAAGGCCGCATCGGCATTGGTGTCGGCAAGGCTCGTGCTGTGCCGGATAGCATCCGTAAAGCCAACGAAAAAGCGCGTGCAAACATCAAGCGCGTTTCTCTTGCGGATACCACCATCCCTTATACGGTGACGGGCCGCTTCGGCGGAGCGCGCGTATTGTTGAAGCCAGCCGCCCCTGGTACCGGTGTTATCGCTGGTGGTGGTGTGCGTGCTGTGCTAGAAGTCGCTGGGGTGCACAACATCCTTTCCAAGAGCCAGGGCAGCGCCAACTTGCTGAACGTGGCTATGGCAACGATTGATGCGCTCATACAGCTTAAGAGCCCGGAAATGCTCGCCGAGATGCGTGGCAAGCCCCTCGTTGAGGTGATGCCAGTCTGGCAGCGCCGAGGCCGTGGTAAGGAGTAA
- the rplD gene encoding 50S ribosomal protein L4, with protein sequence MAQVPVMNAAGKEIDKVTLPADIFEVEVNVGLMHQAFVRQMANARQGTNSTKRRGEVRGSTAKIYRQKGTGRARHGARTAPIFVGGGQAHGPKPRSYEKDMPKKMRRGAIRSALSALLRDEQLVIIDKFGIDQPRTKDIKQILQALTGGENALVLFTEGSENIQRSVSNLPKAQALRANYLNVRDLLQYDKVILPLDALDVIVSIWGTQKEGATNA encoded by the coding sequence GGTGACTTTGCCCGCTGATATTTTCGAAGTCGAAGTTAATGTTGGTCTGATGCATCAAGCATTTGTGCGCCAGATGGCGAACGCTCGTCAGGGCACCAACAGCACCAAACGCCGTGGCGAAGTTCGTGGCTCAACCGCCAAGATCTATCGCCAAAAAGGCACAGGCCGCGCCCGTCATGGTGCGCGTACAGCGCCGATCTTCGTTGGCGGTGGCCAGGCCCATGGGCCCAAGCCACGCAGCTACGAAAAGGATATGCCGAAGAAGATGCGCCGTGGCGCCATCCGTAGTGCGCTTAGCGCGCTGCTGCGCGATGAGCAACTGGTCATTATCGATAAATTTGGTATCGATCAGCCGCGCACCAAGGACATCAAGCAGATTCTGCAGGCGCTAACCGGTGGTGAAAATGCACTCGTGCTGTTTACCGAAGGCAGCGAGAACATTCAACGCAGTGTCAGCAACCTGCCGAAGGCGCAGGCCCTGCGTGCGAATTACCTCAACGTGCGTGACCTGTTGCAATATGACAAGGTTATCCTGCCGCTAGATGCACTCGACGTTATCGTCAGCATCTGGGGTACGCAGAAGGAGGGCGCTACCAATGCCTGA
- the rpsC gene encoding 30S ribosomal protein S3, with translation MGRKVNPIGMRLKITRDWDARWFAEGERYVELLQEDRMIREFVKKETERAGVSRIEIERQPNVVVITIHTVRPGLIIGRKGETVKKLRQALQGRTGGKSVRVEVSEIEKPDLDATLVAENISGQLERRIGHSRAMKRAMTQAMRQGAEGIRIEVSGRLGGGDMSRREMMSEGRVPRNTLRAGIDYGTAEADTTFGRIGVKVWVYTGDVLEEESRSDVYVS, from the coding sequence ATGGGGCGTAAAGTTAACCCGATTGGGATGCGGTTAAAAATCACGCGCGATTGGGATGCGCGTTGGTTTGCAGAAGGCGAACGTTATGTCGAGCTGCTGCAAGAAGACCGCATGATTCGTGAATTTGTCAAGAAAGAAACGGAACGCGCTGGTGTCAGCCGTATCGAAATCGAGCGTCAGCCGAATGTGGTGGTTATCACCATTCACACCGTCCGTCCTGGCCTGATCATTGGCCGTAAGGGCGAGACCGTGAAGAAGCTGCGCCAGGCACTTCAGGGACGTACAGGTGGTAAATCTGTCCGTGTCGAAGTCAGCGAGATCGAAAAGCCCGACCTGGATGCGACCCTCGTCGCCGAGAACATCTCCGGCCAGTTGGAACGTCGTATTGGTCACAGCCGCGCCATGAAGCGTGCCATGACCCAGGCGATGCGCCAGGGCGCAGAAGGCATCCGTATCGAAGTCAGCGGGCGCCTGGGTGGTGGTGACATGTCTCGTCGTGAGATGATGTCCGAAGGCCGCGTGCCTCGTAACACCCTGCGTGCTGGCATCGACTATGGCACCGCCGAAGCAGATACGACCTTTGGTCGCATCGGCGTCAAAGTGTGGGTCTACACGGGTGATGTCTTGGAAGAAGAGTCGCGGTCTGACGTTTACGTCAGTTAA
- the rpsS gene encoding 30S ribosomal protein S19 has protein sequence MGRSLKKGPYIEPSLLNKVETLNEQNKKTVIKTWSRASTIFPQMIGHTIAVHDGRRHVPIYITENMVGHKLGEFAPTRTYRGHLAERKKKR, from the coding sequence ATGGGACGTTCATTAAAGAAGGGCCCGTACATCGAGCCTAGCCTGCTCAACAAGGTGGAAACGCTGAACGAGCAGAACAAAAAGACCGTCATCAAGACCTGGAGCCGTGCCAGCACGATTTTCCCGCAGATGATTGGTCACACAATTGCAGTCCACGATGGTCGCCGCCATGTTCCGATTTACATCACGGAAAACATGGTTGGCCACAAGCTTGGCGAGTTTGCACCCACCCGTACCTATCGTGGGCACCTGGCCGAGCGCAAGAAGAAGAGATAA
- the secY gene encoding preprotein translocase subunit SecY gives MLQAVRNAIRVPDVRNKLLFTFFILVVYQFATHIPVVGVDETALRSVLESQVAGGFVGVLNLLSGGAVSNFSILANGVYPYITASIIFNLLTPVIPGLEALQREPGGQEKLQRYTYYLTIPMAVLQSIGQIAIFSGLGGAAIIPGFGTDVLLTISVVLTMVAGTMFAVWLGELITEQGIGNGISIIIFAGIVATAPLNLANLLQSNPERLGYNLIIFLLIVIISVFAIIYIQEGVRRIPVQYGKRVRGNKQYQMGRGQYIPLKVNPVGMIPLIFAQAIIVFPAVIVSLFNPQPGQLGYEIQQAFGNQQGLLYWGTFFLMTVAFTFFYADVMVGQYRLAETLQRQGGFIPGIRPGKRTEDYIIRTTRRITFVGALFLGIIAVVPGIVDFINQLIFPLEATTTSNNPAMVLSGAGLIIVVGVVIDTLRQLEAQLVMRNYEGFMR, from the coding sequence ATGCTGCAAGCTGTGCGGAATGCCATCCGGGTGCCGGATGTGCGGAACAAACTTCTCTTTACTTTCTTTATTCTCGTGGTGTATCAGTTTGCCACGCACATCCCCGTTGTGGGTGTGGATGAAACGGCGCTGCGCAGCGTCCTGGAGAGCCAAGTCGCGGGCGGTTTCGTCGGTGTGCTCAACCTGCTTTCCGGCGGTGCGGTGTCTAACTTTAGCATTCTAGCTAATGGTGTATATCCTTACATCACCGCCTCGATCATTTTCAACCTGCTGACCCCTGTAATCCCTGGGCTTGAAGCGCTCCAGCGTGAACCGGGCGGGCAGGAAAAGCTCCAGCGTTACACTTATTATCTGACGATCCCGATGGCTGTTTTGCAATCGATTGGTCAGATCGCGATTTTCTCTGGCCTTGGTGGCGCGGCGATTATCCCTGGCTTCGGTACAGATGTCTTGTTGACCATTTCCGTGGTTCTGACGATGGTTGCAGGCACCATGTTCGCTGTGTGGCTGGGTGAACTCATCACCGAGCAGGGCATCGGTAATGGTATTTCCATCATCATTTTCGCTGGTATCGTGGCGACAGCCCCGCTGAACCTGGCTAACTTGCTACAGAGCAACCCTGAACGCCTGGGCTATAACCTGATTATCTTCCTGCTTATTGTCATCATCAGTGTTTTTGCCATCATCTACATCCAGGAAGGCGTCCGCCGTATCCCGGTGCAGTATGGTAAGCGCGTACGTGGTAACAAACAGTATCAGATGGGCCGCGGCCAGTACATCCCGCTGAAGGTCAACCCGGTCGGCATGATCCCGCTCATCTTCGCACAGGCCATTATCGTCTTCCCGGCGGTGATTGTCAGCTTGTTTAACCCGCAGCCGGGTCAGCTCGGTTACGAGATTCAGCAGGCGTTTGGCAACCAGCAGGGTTTGCTGTATTGGGGGACATTCTTCCTCATGACAGTCGCCTTCACATTCTTTTATGCGGATGTGATGGTAGGACAGTATCGACTGGCAGAGACACTACAGCGGCAGGGTGGTTTTATCCCAGGTATTCGCCCAGGTAAGCGCACGGAAGATTACATCATCCGTACCACGCGCCGTATTACCTTCGTCGGGGCCTTGTTCCTGGGTATTATCGCGGTTGTACCGGGCATCGTTGATTTCATCAATCAACTGATCTTCCCGCTAGAAGCAACCACGACTTCTAACAATCCGGCTATGGTGCTCTCCGGCGCAGGCCTGATCATCGTTGTCGGCGTGGTGATTGATACCCTTCGCCAGCTAGAAGCCCAACTCGTTATGCGCAATTACGAAGGCTTCATGCGTTAA
- the rplP gene encoding 50S ribosomal protein L16 — MLMPKRTKYRKQMRGRMRGKAYRGSTVAFGDYGLQATSPVWMTSRQIEAARRALVRYIKRRGKVWIRVFPDKPYTQKAAETRMGSGKGSVEYYVAVVKPGRVLFEMSGVPEDLAREAFRLAAAKLPCSTKFVKRVDPISGLEMS, encoded by the coding sequence ATGCTAATGCCAAAGCGGACAAAGTACCGCAAGCAAATGCGTGGTCGCATGCGGGGTAAGGCGTATCGTGGCTCAACAGTCGCCTTTGGCGATTATGGCCTACAAGCGACGTCACCGGTATGGATGACCAGCCGCCAGATTGAAGCGGCTCGCCGTGCGCTGGTGCGCTACATCAAGCGTCGCGGTAAGGTGTGGATTCGTGTCTTCCCCGATAAACCTTATACCCAGAAAGCTGCGGAAACGCGCATGGGTAGTGGTAAGGGCTCGGTGGAGTATTACGTGGCCGTTGTCAAACCAGGGCGTGTCTTGTTCGAAATGAGTGGTGTGCCAGAAGATCTGGCCCGTGAGGCCTTCCGCCTTGCCGCAGCAAAGCTGCCTTGCTCGACCAAGTTCGTCAAACGGGTTGACCCCATCAGTGGTTTGGAGATGAGCTAA
- the rplB gene encoding 50S ribosomal protein L2, which yields MPIKAYKPTSAGRRGMTGFTFEEVTKSQPERSLTTALRRSGGRNNQGRVTVRHRGGGHKRRYRIIDFKRNKFDSRAEVIAIEYDPNRSARIALVQYEDGEKRYIIAPLGVKVGDTIGNGELAELRPGNALILRDIPVGTVVHNVELKPGKGGQVARSAGASAQLLAKEGTYATLRMPSGEMRQIHENCMATIGQVGNTEHGNITLGKAGRRRWLGWRPGVRGTAQDPASHPHGGGEGRSGIGMAAPKTPWGKPALGVRTRTNKRTDRFIIRRRGKRR from the coding sequence ATGCCGATTAAAGCCTATAAACCGACCTCGGCAGGCCGTCGTGGCATGACGGGGTTCACGTTCGAGGAAGTGACAAAGAGCCAACCAGAACGCTCCCTGACGACAGCCCTGCGCCGCAGCGGTGGTCGTAACAACCAGGGTCGCGTCACAGTGCGCCATCGTGGTGGTGGTCACAAGCGTCGTTACCGTATTATTGACTTCAAGCGCAACAAGTTCGACAGCCGCGCCGAAGTCATTGCCATCGAATACGACCCGAACCGGTCCGCACGTATTGCACTCGTGCAGTACGAAGATGGTGAAAAGCGCTACATCATTGCGCCTCTGGGCGTTAAGGTGGGCGACACAATTGGTAACGGTGAACTTGCAGAACTTCGCCCGGGGAATGCCCTCATCTTGAGAGACATCCCTGTTGGTACCGTGGTTCACAATGTTGAATTGAAGCCAGGTAAGGGCGGCCAGGTCGCTCGCTCAGCTGGTGCATCCGCCCAGTTGCTGGCTAAAGAAGGTACCTATGCCACACTGCGTATGCCCAGTGGCGAAATGCGCCAGATTCATGAGAATTGCATGGCGACCATTGGCCAGGTTGGCAACACAGAACATGGCAACATCACCCTGGGTAAAGCAGGCCGCCGTCGCTGGTTAGGCTGGCGTCCTGGTGTGCGTGGTACTGCACAGGATCCCGCATCCCACCCACATGGTGGTGGTGAAGGCCGCAGTGGTATCGGTATGGCTGCGCCGAAGACACCCTGGGGTAAACCCGCATTGGGCGTTCGGACGCGTACAAACAAGCGTACCGATCGTTTCATCATTCGTCGGCGCGGTAAGCGGCGTTAA
- the rplN gene encoding 50S ribosomal protein L14: MIQPESRLKIADNSGAQEILVIRVLGGSKVKYGHVGDIVVGAVKSASTQGNIKKGEVVRAVVVRVKKEYRRSDGSYIAFDDNAAVILADDLTNPRGTRVFGPVARELRDKGFMKIVSLAPETL, from the coding sequence ATGATCCAGCCAGAATCCAGGTTGAAGATTGCCGACAACAGCGGTGCACAGGAAATCCTCGTCATTCGCGTGTTGGGTGGCTCCAAAGTGAAGTACGGTCATGTCGGTGATATCGTCGTGGGTGCTGTCAAGAGTGCCAGCACACAGGGCAATATCAAAAAGGGTGAAGTCGTGCGTGCGGTTGTCGTGCGGGTGAAGAAGGAATATCGCCGCAGCGATGGTTCCTATATCGCCTTCGATGACAATGCTGCCGTCATCCTGGCTGATGACCTGACGAACCCGAGGGGAACACGCGTCTTCGGGCCGGTAGCGCGTGAATTGCGCGACAAAGGCTTTATGAAGATTGTGTCGTTGGCCCCAGAGACGTTGTAA
- a CDS encoding adenylate kinase family protein has protein sequence MGLYLIFMGVQGAGKGMQAGAISKAHNIPHISTGDLFRAMRTRQDELAQRVQAIMAEGRLIDDDTTNAVVADRLSQEDAKNGAILDGYPRNAAQADFLADYLAENGEQVSAVVLLELPLYVAFKRAFGRVKMPDSDQTYNIYYNNEGIEVTFEDHPEGTFPPRVVAKLNGQPLERRKDDANAAAVIKRIDTYLETTQPLIEYYEEKGLLRRIEADQEIEAVRADIEAVIESVKA, from the coding sequence ATGGGGTTGTACTTAATTTTTATGGGCGTGCAGGGCGCGGGTAAGGGCATGCAGGCCGGTGCGATCAGCAAAGCGCATAATATTCCACATATTTCTACAGGCGATCTGTTCCGTGCCATGCGCACACGCCAGGATGAACTGGCTCAGCGCGTCCAGGCCATCATGGCAGAAGGCCGCCTGATTGACGATGATACGACCAATGCCGTCGTCGCAGATCGACTTTCCCAGGAAGATGCTAAAAACGGCGCTATCCTGGATGGCTACCCGCGCAATGCGGCTCAGGCGGATTTCCTGGCGGATTATCTGGCGGAAAATGGCGAGCAGGTTAGCGCTGTGGTGCTGCTGGAGCTGCCGCTATATGTTGCTTTCAAGCGTGCTTTTGGTCGCGTCAAAATGCCGGATTCTGACCAAACCTACAATATCTACTATAATAATGAAGGTATTGAAGTCACGTTTGAAGATCATCCAGAAGGGACATTCCCCCCGCGTGTTGTCGCCAAATTAAATGGTCAACCGTTGGAGCGCCGCAAAGACGATGCCAATGCGGCGGCGGTCATCAAGCGTATTGATACCTACCTGGAAACAACCCAACCACTCATTGAGTATTATGAGGAAAAAGGGCTGCTGCGTCGTATTGAAGCCGACCAAGAAATTGAAGCCGTCCGAGCAGATATTGAAGCTGTCATTGAGAGCGTAAAAGCGTGA
- the rplX gene encoding 50S ribosomal protein L24, with protein sequence MQRVKKGDTVEVIAGKDRGERGEVIKVLPKENRVIVGGVNMVKRHMKARQQGGQTIPAQIVEKDAPLQLSNVMVVCPACEERTRVGYRVRDDGHKVRVCKKCNADIE encoded by the coding sequence ATGCAGCGTGTAAAGAAGGGCGATACCGTTGAGGTGATCGCCGGCAAAGATAGAGGCGAGCGCGGCGAAGTCATCAAAGTGCTCCCTAAAGAAAATCGGGTCATCGTTGGGGGCGTCAATATGGTTAAGCGCCATATGAAAGCTCGCCAGCAGGGTGGTCAGACCATCCCGGCCCAGATCGTCGAAAAAGACGCACCTTTGCAACTGTCTAACGTGATGGTGGTATGCCCCGCGTGCGAAGAACGCACCCGTGTTGGCTACCGCGTCCGCGACGACGGTCACAAAGTCCGCGTCTGCAAAAAATGTAACGCAGATATTGAGTAA